From a region of the Phycisphaerales bacterium AB-hyl4 genome:
- a CDS encoding ABC transporter ATP-binding protein: MSANDAKASHSNTAKTLTHRELDARDEPNQRPLSMAIILRLLSFTRPYAWQRNTLIGIVLLRAVQVPLLAWAVAAIINSLIARRDWDGLLWGTAGFVALAVFAEVTMHFRQRYALELGEKVIHDLRQLMFEHLQRMPMRFFNITKLGRVISRFVSDAEALRSGVQDVLFVSLVGGGRMVVAAAIMLWYDPVLFGVVAAMAPVLHMINRYFRSKLSLAYRQVQESMSRVTATLAESVSGIRVTQGFVRQDVNAELFNDLIEDHSEYNMRAAKLTGVFLPLIELNSQFFISVLLLLAGYQVVNNVLWVHEDPVSQVEALVVFFFMVPQFFGPLSALARQYNQALTAMAGAERVFSLLDHEPEPLDPPDAVDVDEIEGRVEFDEVGFEYQPGKPVLHDINFTAEPGQTIALVGHTGSGKSTIINLISKFYLPTAGQIRIDDLDLVKISADSMAKQLGIVLQQNFLFTGTVMDNIRVGKPDATEEDVYEAAAKLDCLDLFEAMPEGFNTNVGERGGNLSLGQRQLVCFTRAMLADPRIMILDEATSSVDTMTEARIQKALSLLLTNRTSFVVAHRLSTIRHADMVLVLDGGRIIERGTHNELLATAGVYANLYRQFIHASEA, from the coding sequence ATGAGCGCCAACGACGCCAAGGCTTCCCATTCGAATACGGCCAAGACGCTGACGCATCGCGAGCTTGATGCGCGTGACGAGCCCAACCAGCGTCCGCTGAGCATGGCGATCATTCTTCGGTTGCTCAGTTTCACGCGGCCTTACGCGTGGCAGCGGAACACGTTGATCGGCATCGTGCTGCTGCGGGCCGTGCAGGTGCCGTTGCTCGCGTGGGCGGTGGCGGCGATCATCAACAGCCTCATCGCCCGCCGGGACTGGGACGGGCTGCTCTGGGGCACGGCCGGCTTCGTCGCGCTGGCGGTGTTCGCCGAGGTCACCATGCACTTTCGGCAGCGCTATGCGCTGGAACTGGGTGAGAAAGTCATTCACGACCTTCGCCAGCTCATGTTCGAGCATCTGCAGCGCATGCCGATGCGCTTTTTCAATATCACCAAGCTCGGCCGCGTCATCTCTCGCTTCGTCTCCGACGCGGAGGCACTTCGCTCCGGCGTGCAGGATGTGCTGTTCGTGAGTCTCGTCGGCGGCGGGCGGATGGTCGTCGCCGCGGCGATCATGCTCTGGTACGACCCGGTGCTGTTCGGCGTGGTCGCGGCGATGGCGCCCGTGCTGCACATGATCAACCGCTACTTCCGCTCGAAGCTGAGCCTGGCGTATCGACAGGTGCAGGAGTCGATGAGCCGTGTGACCGCGACGCTTGCCGAGTCGGTGTCGGGCATCCGCGTGACGCAGGGGTTCGTTCGGCAGGACGTCAACGCCGAGTTGTTTAACGACCTGATCGAAGACCACAGCGAATACAACATGCGCGCCGCAAAGCTGACGGGCGTGTTCCTGCCGTTGATCGAACTCAACAGCCAGTTTTTCATCTCCGTGCTGCTGCTGCTGGCCGGCTACCAGGTTGTGAACAACGTGCTCTGGGTGCACGAAGACCCGGTCTCGCAGGTTGAAGCGCTGGTCGTATTCTTCTTCATGGTGCCGCAGTTCTTCGGCCCGCTGTCAGCATTGGCCCGGCAGTACAACCAGGCGCTGACCGCCATGGCCGGCGCGGAGCGCGTCTTCAGCCTGCTTGACCACGAGCCCGAACCGCTCGACCCGCCCGACGCCGTCGATGTGGACGAAATCGAAGGCCGGGTCGAGTTCGACGAGGTCGGCTTCGAGTATCAGCCGGGCAAGCCCGTGCTTCACGACATCAACTTCACTGCCGAGCCGGGCCAGACCATCGCGCTCGTCGGCCACACGGGCAGCGGTAAGTCGACGATCATCAACCTCATCTCCAAGTTCTACCTGCCCACCGCGGGTCAGATCCGCATTGACGATCTCGACCTTGTGAAAATCTCCGCTGACTCCATGGCCAAGCAGCTGGGCATCGTGCTCCAGCAGAACTTTCTGTTTACCGGCACGGTCATGGACAACATCCGCGTGGGCAAGCCGGACGCGACCGAGGAAGATGTCTACGAGGCGGCCGCGAAGCTCGATTGCCTCGACCTGTTCGAAGCGATGCCCGAAGGCTTCAACACCAACGTCGGCGAGCGCGGCGGCAACCTGTCGCTTGGCCAACGGCAGTTGGTCTGCTTCACCCGCGCGATGCTCGCCGACCCGCGCATCATGATCCTCGACGAAGCGACCAGCAGCGTCGACACGATGACCGAGGCCCGCATTCAAAAGGCCCTCTCGCTGCTGTTGACCAACCGCACGAGCTTTGTCGTCGCGCATCGCTTGAGCACGATCCGCCATGCGGACATGGTTCTCGTCCTCGACGGCGGGCGCATCATCGAACGCGGTACGCACAACGAGTTGCTCGCCACGGCCGGCGTCTACGCCAACCTCTACCGCCAGTTCATCCATGCCAGCGAAGCGTGA
- a CDS encoding GntR family transcriptional regulator, which translates to MAVTTSQSTEAVRLVGTRLDREHGPHLYHQIAGLVREQVQTGGLKPGDSLPPQRTLSELWQVGEVTVRRALQQLASEGLIQARPGSGTVICDPDADGPARSERAALTLGVAFADLAHGYPYFRPMLAGVRDDGCDVAMRLFDMPHEEQHRGSLAHVPPLAELDGLIMMSPVNLALLALCQRQALPTVLLFSDLADGFSHCIMPDYGSGVVEAVSHLVAVGRERIALVTPGPERFSTGRWIDAYRAALRAHDLPIDPARIVRAGYSEQDGAHATRELLALDPQPDAILFASDFMARGGLLTAHAAGLRVPDDLAIVGAGPVLDEGGWTLPLATIDLGLHEMGRRARQTIQACCEKRLTEPARHAVASRYRAGGTA; encoded by the coding sequence ATGGCAGTTACTACATCGCAATCGACCGAGGCCGTTCGGCTCGTCGGCACCCGGCTCGACCGGGAGCACGGCCCGCACCTCTACCACCAGATCGCCGGCCTCGTCCGCGAGCAGGTGCAGACGGGCGGGCTGAAGCCCGGCGACAGCCTGCCGCCGCAGCGAACGCTCAGCGAGTTGTGGCAGGTCGGCGAAGTCACCGTCCGCCGTGCGTTACAGCAATTGGCCAGCGAGGGACTCATCCAGGCCCGCCCGGGCAGCGGCACGGTCATCTGCGACCCCGACGCCGACGGTCCCGCCCGCAGCGAACGCGCGGCGCTCACGCTCGGCGTCGCCTTCGCCGACCTCGCCCACGGCTACCCCTACTTCCGCCCCATGCTCGCCGGCGTGCGCGACGATGGCTGCGATGTCGCCATGCGGCTGTTCGACATGCCCCACGAAGAGCAGCATCGCGGTTCGCTCGCCCACGTGCCGCCGCTCGCGGAGCTCGACGGCCTGATCATGATGTCGCCGGTGAACCTCGCCCTGCTCGCGCTCTGCCAACGGCAGGCCCTGCCGACCGTGCTGCTGTTCAGCGATCTGGCCGACGGGTTCAGCCATTGCATCATGCCTGACTATGGCAGCGGCGTCGTCGAAGCGGTCAGCCACCTCGTCGCCGTCGGCCGTGAGCGTATCGCCCTCGTCACGCCGGGCCCCGAACGCTTCAGCACCGGCCGATGGATCGACGCGTACCGTGCCGCCCTGCGCGCCCACGACCTGCCGATCGACCCAGCCCGCATCGTCCGCGCCGGCTACAGCGAACAGGACGGCGCTCACGCCACACGCGAACTGCTCGCGCTCGATCCTCAACCCGACGCGATCCTTTTCGCTTCCGACTTCATGGCGCGTGGCGGCCTGCTTACAGCCCACGCCGCCGGCCTGCGCGTGCCCGACGATCTCGCCATCGTCGGCGCCGGCCCCGTGCTCGACGAAGGCGGCTGGACGCTGCCGCTGGCGACCATCGACCTCGGCCTGCACGAGATGGGCCGACGCGCGCGTCAGACCATTCAAGCCTGTTGTGAAAAAAGACTCACCGAACCCGCACGCCACGCCGTCGCGTCCCGCTACCGCGCGGGCGGCACGGCGTAA
- a CDS encoding NAD-dependent epimerase/dehydratase family protein encodes MSEPRRIENVNQLEDALSAPTPAISELAGRLDGDLIVLGVAGKMGPTLARMARRAMDEAGAKGRVIGVSRFSQPSDRQKLADWNIETIAGDLLDPAFVASLPKAKHVVFMAGMKFGATGNESLTWAMNTLLPANVCQHYKDSHIAAFSTGNVYGMSPIALGGSVETDAPDPQGEYAMSCLGRERTFEHYSRSQGTKVSLLRLNYACELRYGVLVDLAQKICQGQPIDVSMGVANVIWQRDANAYALASLAHADSPAFALNIAGPEQLSVRRVCQQLADRMGKEVTFTGEEANEAILSNGQKGHRLFGYPTTTINELIDHVACWVKQGGELLGKPTKFEVRDGKF; translated from the coding sequence ATGAGCGAACCACGACGCATCGAGAATGTCAATCAACTGGAAGACGCCCTCTCCGCGCCGACACCGGCGATCAGCGAGCTGGCGGGCCGACTCGACGGCGACCTGATCGTGCTCGGCGTCGCGGGGAAGATGGGCCCGACGCTGGCGCGGATGGCTCGGCGGGCGATGGACGAAGCGGGCGCGAAGGGGCGGGTCATCGGCGTCTCGCGGTTCAGTCAGCCGAGCGATCGGCAAAAGCTGGCAGACTGGAACATCGAGACGATCGCGGGCGACCTGCTCGACCCGGCGTTTGTCGCGTCGCTGCCAAAGGCGAAGCATGTCGTGTTCATGGCGGGCATGAAGTTCGGCGCGACGGGCAATGAAAGCCTCACCTGGGCGATGAACACGCTATTGCCCGCTAACGTTTGTCAGCATTACAAGGATAGTCATATTGCCGCTTTTTCCACCGGCAACGTTTATGGCATGTCGCCGATTGCACTCGGCGGGTCGGTGGAGACGGACGCGCCCGATCCGCAGGGCGAGTACGCCATGAGCTGCCTCGGACGAGAGCGGACGTTCGAGCATTACAGTCGGTCGCAGGGCACGAAGGTGTCGCTGCTGCGATTGAACTATGCCTGCGAGCTGCGCTACGGCGTGCTGGTGGACCTGGCTCAGAAAATCTGCCAGGGGCAGCCGATTGATGTGTCGATGGGTGTGGCGAATGTTATCTGGCAGCGCGACGCGAACGCGTATGCACTGGCGAGCCTGGCACACGCCGACAGCCCTGCGTTTGCGTTGAACATTGCCGGGCCGGAGCAGCTTTCCGTGCGTCGCGTTTGCCAACAGTTGGCCGATCGCATGGGGAAGGAAGTCACCTTCACCGGCGAGGAAGCGAACGAAGCGATCCTCAGCAATGGGCAGAAGGGGCATCGCCTGTTCGGTTATCCGACCACGACGATCAATGAATTGATTGACCATGTCGCCTGCTGGGTCAAGCAGGGCGGCGAGCTGCTGGGCAAGCCAACCAAATTCGAGGTGCGCGATGGCAAGTTCTAA
- a CDS encoding dihydrodipicolinate synthase family protein, which yields MASSKADGFEAIRATLQRGVAIPAHPLALNAQRKLDERRQRALSRYYIAAGSGGLAVGVHTTQFEIRESKYGLFEPVLTLAKEEMDRADVGRAEPLVRVGGIAGPTKQAVAEAGLLRELGYHAGLLSLAAMKSADDDELIAHCQAVSEVIPVVGFYLQSAVGGRPLPFAFWRRLAELPNVVAIKIAPFNRYQTLDVVRAVAESGRDDLTLYTGNDDNIVLDLLTPHRFCVDGQVVERRIVGGLLGHWSVWTQKAAELLTRCQHVVANGGQVDADMLALAIEVTDSNAAFFDAANGFAGCIAGLHEVLRRQGLLEGIWCLNPDETLGRGQLAEIDRVYAAYPHLNDDAFVAEHRDAWLAG from the coding sequence ATGGCAAGTTCTAAGGCGGACGGTTTCGAAGCGATCCGGGCGACGCTGCAGCGCGGCGTGGCGATTCCCGCTCACCCGCTTGCGCTCAACGCGCAGCGGAAGCTTGACGAGCGTCGGCAGCGGGCGTTGTCGCGGTATTACATCGCCGCCGGCTCGGGCGGGCTGGCGGTGGGGGTGCATACAACGCAGTTTGAAATTCGCGAGTCGAAGTACGGGCTGTTCGAGCCGGTGCTGACGCTGGCGAAGGAAGAGATGGATCGCGCGGACGTTGGCCGGGCCGAGCCGTTGGTTCGCGTTGGTGGTATTGCCGGGCCGACGAAGCAGGCGGTGGCCGAGGCGGGGCTGCTGCGCGAGCTTGGGTATCACGCGGGGCTGCTGTCGCTGGCGGCGATGAAGTCGGCGGATGATGATGAGCTGATCGCGCATTGCCAAGCGGTGAGCGAAGTGATTCCGGTGGTGGGCTTTTACCTGCAGTCGGCGGTGGGGGGTCGGCCGTTGCCGTTCGCGTTCTGGCGTCGGTTGGCGGAACTGCCGAACGTGGTGGCGATCAAGATCGCGCCTTTCAATCGGTATCAGACGCTGGACGTCGTGCGAGCCGTGGCCGAGTCGGGGCGGGATGATCTGACGCTTTACACGGGCAACGATGACAACATCGTGCTCGATCTGCTCACGCCGCACCGGTTTTGTGTGGACGGCCAGGTGGTCGAACGGCGGATCGTCGGCGGGCTGCTGGGGCATTGGTCGGTGTGGACGCAGAAAGCGGCGGAACTGCTGACGCGTTGCCAGCATGTGGTGGCCAATGGCGGGCAGGTTGATGCGGACATGCTCGCGTTGGCGATCGAGGTGACGGACAGCAATGCGGCGTTTTTCGACGCCGCCAACGGCTTCGCCGGCTGCATCGCGGGCCTGCACGAAGTGCTCCGTCGGCAGGGCCTGCTCGAAGGCATCTGGTGTCTGAACCCGGACGAAACGCTCGGCCGAGGGCAGCTGGCGGAGATCGATCGCGTGTATGCCGCTTACCCGCATTTGAATGATGACGCGTTCGTCGCTGAACATCGCGACGCCTGGCTGGCCGGGTAA
- a CDS encoding tyrosine-type recombinase/integrase — translation MSTTKTRKSKAERIPFTKARLQAVTVPDGKDRVYVYDEVVRGLAFCLTAAGTANYYAYGRSKGKPKRDRLGSFTSMTVDKAREAARESLLAMHRGIDPVEQRRQERQQAETEKAERVTFADLFAHYLEHHAKPHKRTWREDEAKFNRDLKPLHNRPIHDITRAEIVKLHTDIGKRAKGQANRVLALISKVLNHGKEHFKLGENVATGIKKYQDQQRERPLAPEELPRFFKALDEHPSPMFADFFRLCLFTGQRCGNIQRMRFEQIDETRGIWMIPGEEFKNGRAQSVNLTAEAMAVIERRRAATSGTGYVFPSTRSSDTGHVKHPYTAWQTLLDLAGIRDLRIHDLRHTMGSWLASTGAGGRVVGGALGHRSAAARQRYEHLLTGGGMNPVRDAFNKATAAMMAASKADNAEQQTDEQSSE, via the coding sequence ATGAGCACCACGAAGACCCGCAAGAGCAAGGCCGAGCGAATCCCGTTCACCAAAGCCCGGCTGCAAGCCGTGACCGTGCCGGATGGCAAAGATCGGGTGTACGTCTACGATGAGGTCGTGCGTGGGCTGGCGTTCTGCCTGACCGCCGCCGGCACAGCCAACTACTACGCCTATGGCCGGTCGAAGGGAAAGCCTAAGCGTGACCGTCTGGGGTCGTTCACGTCGATGACCGTGGACAAGGCCCGTGAGGCAGCGCGGGAGAGCCTGCTCGCCATGCACCGGGGCATTGACCCCGTGGAGCAGCGGCGGCAGGAACGGCAGCAGGCCGAAACAGAGAAGGCCGAGCGGGTGACGTTCGCCGACCTGTTTGCCCACTACCTTGAACATCACGCCAAGCCTCACAAGCGGACGTGGCGAGAGGATGAAGCCAAGTTCAACCGCGATCTAAAGCCCCTGCACAACCGGCCCATCCACGACATCACCCGCGCCGAGATCGTCAAGCTGCACACCGACATCGGAAAGCGGGCGAAGGGGCAGGCCAATCGTGTGCTGGCCCTGATTTCCAAGGTTCTGAACCACGGGAAAGAGCACTTCAAGCTTGGCGAGAATGTCGCCACCGGGATTAAGAAGTATCAGGACCAGCAACGCGAACGCCCCCTCGCGCCGGAGGAATTGCCCCGATTCTTCAAGGCGCTGGATGAGCACCCGTCGCCCATGTTCGCCGACTTCTTTCGGCTGTGCCTGTTCACGGGCCAGCGGTGCGGCAACATTCAACGGATGCGGTTCGAGCAGATCGACGAAACGCGCGGCATCTGGATGATCCCCGGCGAGGAGTTCAAAAACGGCCGCGCCCAAAGCGTGAACCTGACCGCCGAGGCGATGGCCGTGATTGAACGCAGACGGGCAGCAACCAGCGGCACGGGCTATGTCTTCCCGAGCACCCGGAGCAGCGACACGGGCCACGTCAAGCACCCGTACACAGCCTGGCAGACGCTACTAGACCTGGCCGGCATCCGCGATCTGCGAATCCATGATTTGCGTCACACGATGGGGTCATGGCTGGCGAGCACTGGGGCGGGCGGGCGCGTCGTCGGCGGCGCGTTGGGGCATCGGTCGGCAGCGGCACGACAGCGATATGAGCACCTACTCACGGGCGGGGGCATGAACCCAGTACGTGACGCCTTCAACAAGGCGACGGCGGCGATGATGGCAGCGAGCAAGGCAGACAACGCGGAGCAGCAGACGGACGAACAGAGCAGCGAGTAA
- a CDS encoding helix-turn-helix domain-containing protein codes for MTATAPTLPDLLTPEETARLLRLSTKSLANDRCNGRGLAYVKLRGRIRYRRADVMQFIESATVRHGDGEAA; via the coding sequence ATGACCGCGACCGCCCCAACCCTTCCCGACCTGCTCACCCCTGAAGAAACGGCGCGATTGCTGCGCCTCAGCACTAAGAGCCTGGCGAACGACCGCTGTAACGGCCGTGGCTTGGCTTATGTCAAGTTGCGCGGCCGCATCCGCTATCGCCGCGCCGACGTGATGCAGTTCATCGAATCCGCCACCGTTCGCCACGGCGACGGGGAAGCAGCCTGA
- a CDS encoding PriCT-2 domain-containing protein — protein sequence MSTPDPLPADLLAIPARSDEPIPNRQEVIDDMFNKYFTGAKRDDAPVGDQTAKRGHIRFVGDPDDDRRIALQCLDRLGADDADDYDRWLNVGMALHSIGPDLLDAWDTWSRQSPKYQPGQCEAKWQSFNGEGNGQAVTLGTLRHMAGMVGNGSREVPKRRTSKPASAESNGEAHGDQPEANRPILLLPSPETEIRESAGMIGERMGETEHYSRFGQLARVRERVVEVIESAKACSLFEEVGDLRVRSVIKVPQEDGSVTLQTKLTPKRCSQENATKILAADAFFDAIPPINALSHCPVLLPDCRIAAGYDRESGIYAMGKAGDDVSVDRAVRDLLALFCDYRFTTEPDKSRAVAGMLTPALVLGDLLDGARCPAIGTEADQSQSGKGYMLRVFAAIYNTHPQTITQRAGGVGGIEEAVGGALIGGAPFVSFDNLRGKLDSPFIEAALTESQIEARVAYKRGVVADPSRTVFAWTSNKAELTLDLANRSSIIRIEKRPEGERFRDWPDGPDLLTHVQRHQPHYLACVHAVIREWLRQGRPSGPDPRRHDFHRWAGAVIWMTTKLFKLPDPLDGHRAVQRRTANQSENWLRDVAIVVKQAEQLGRQLQAHDLIDLLEDSDVPLPGMKEADDLSDEHVRHKVLLSVGRRMGKYFRKGDTATVDNFTITRRRVYSDTSFKEVSVYVFDA from the coding sequence ATGAGCACACCCGACCCCTTACCCGCTGACCTGCTCGCCATCCCGGCGCGAAGCGATGAGCCGATCCCGAATCGGCAAGAGGTCATCGACGATATGTTCAACAAGTATTTTACGGGAGCGAAGCGGGACGACGCCCCAGTCGGCGACCAAACGGCAAAACGTGGGCATATCCGTTTCGTCGGCGATCCCGACGATGATCGGCGTATCGCACTGCAATGTCTTGATCGGCTCGGCGCTGACGATGCAGACGATTACGACCGATGGCTCAACGTGGGCATGGCCCTACACAGCATCGGCCCTGACCTGCTCGACGCGTGGGATACGTGGAGCCGTCAATCGCCCAAGTATCAGCCGGGGCAATGTGAGGCGAAGTGGCAGAGCTTCAACGGTGAAGGCAACGGCCAAGCGGTGACGCTGGGCACGCTGCGACATATGGCGGGCATGGTCGGCAACGGATCGCGGGAAGTTCCAAAGCGTCGAACATCGAAACCGGCGTCGGCAGAATCCAACGGCGAAGCCCACGGCGACCAACCCGAAGCCAACCGCCCGATTCTGCTGCTGCCAAGCCCTGAAACCGAGATCCGCGAATCAGCCGGCATGATCGGCGAACGGATGGGCGAGACGGAACATTACAGCCGATTCGGACAACTGGCCCGCGTGCGCGAACGCGTGGTCGAGGTCATCGAATCAGCCAAGGCGTGCTCGCTATTCGAGGAAGTGGGCGACTTGCGCGTCCGCAGCGTCATTAAGGTTCCTCAAGAGGACGGCAGTGTCACGCTACAAACGAAGCTGACCCCGAAACGCTGCTCACAAGAGAACGCGACCAAGATTCTCGCGGCGGATGCGTTTTTCGATGCGATCCCGCCCATCAACGCACTGTCACACTGCCCGGTTCTACTGCCCGACTGTCGCATCGCGGCGGGGTATGACCGCGAATCGGGCATCTATGCGATGGGCAAGGCGGGCGATGACGTGTCGGTCGATAGGGCCGTGCGTGACCTGCTCGCCCTGTTCTGCGACTACCGATTCACCACTGAGCCGGATAAATCCCGAGCCGTGGCAGGGATGCTCACGCCCGCGCTGGTGCTCGGCGATCTGCTGGACGGGGCACGATGCCCGGCCATCGGAACGGAAGCCGATCAATCACAGTCGGGCAAGGGGTACATGCTCCGCGTGTTCGCGGCCATCTACAACACCCATCCGCAGACCATCACCCAGCGTGCCGGCGGCGTCGGAGGCATCGAGGAAGCCGTAGGCGGTGCGTTGATCGGCGGTGCTCCGTTCGTGAGCTTCGACAACCTGCGCGGGAAACTCGACTCCCCGTTCATCGAGGCCGCGCTTACTGAATCGCAGATTGAGGCTCGCGTCGCATACAAGCGAGGCGTTGTAGCTGATCCCAGCCGTACCGTGTTCGCGTGGACATCGAACAAGGCGGAATTGACGCTAGACCTTGCCAACCGCAGCAGCATCATCCGCATCGAGAAACGCCCGGAGGGTGAACGGTTCAGGGATTGGCCTGACGGCCCCGACCTACTGACACACGTTCAACGTCATCAACCGCACTACCTGGCGTGTGTTCATGCTGTGATCCGCGAATGGCTGCGACAGGGACGGCCAAGCGGACCAGACCCACGGCGGCACGACTTCCACCGCTGGGCGGGGGCGGTGATCTGGATGACCACCAAGCTATTCAAACTGCCCGATCCGCTGGATGGACATAGAGCGGTTCAGCGTCGCACGGCGAATCAATCCGAAAACTGGCTCCGCGACGTGGCGATTGTCGTGAAGCAGGCCGAGCAACTCGGCCGCCAACTGCAAGCCCACGACCTTATCGACCTGCTCGAAGATTCCGACGTGCCATTACCGGGCATGAAGGAGGCAGACGACCTGAGCGACGAGCACGTCCGCCACAAGGTTTTGTTGTCAGTCGGGCGACGGATGGGGAAATACTTCCGCAAGGGCGACACTGCCACCGTCGACAACTTCACCATCACCCGGCGGCGTGTCTACTCCGACACCAGCTTTAAAGAGGTATCCGTTTATGTATTCGATGCGTGA
- a CDS encoding NYN domain-containing protein, giving the protein MTTYVYIDGFNFYYGAIRSTRTHWLNLNKFVARLNGGAVDKIKFCTAMVSDTSNDSQKSVRQQTYHQALTSLPNVEIILGHFRTHGVAKPVHQCGNSPLCFVQVSIREEKGSDVNLASHLIHDAHLGMFDKAIVISGDSDLAEPVRIVAHELHKRVIVFNPRQVGSRELQAAATQYRTIRPNVLGQCQFPQEVQLPDATTVHCPREWIPGYPRQQLQPRVRVACDDCQVTIRTHRRPVGS; this is encoded by the coding sequence TTGACCACGTACGTCTACATCGACGGGTTCAACTTCTATTACGGGGCCATCCGCAGCACGCGAACGCACTGGCTGAACCTTAACAAGTTCGTCGCGCGCCTCAATGGTGGCGCGGTTGACAAGATCAAGTTTTGCACAGCGATGGTGTCGGACACGTCGAACGACTCGCAGAAGTCGGTGCGTCAGCAGACGTACCACCAGGCTCTCACGTCACTGCCTAACGTTGAAATTATCCTCGGCCACTTCCGCACGCATGGCGTGGCTAAGCCGGTGCATCAGTGCGGTAATAGCCCGCTTTGTTTTGTTCAGGTCAGCATCCGAGAGGAAAAGGGTTCAGACGTAAACCTTGCCTCGCACCTGATCCACGACGCCCATCTTGGAATGTTCGATAAAGCCATCGTCATATCGGGGGATTCAGACTTAGCCGAGCCGGTGCGGATCGTGGCGCATGAACTTCACAAGCGCGTCATCGTGTTCAATCCCCGACAAGTCGGATCGCGCGAGTTGCAGGCGGCGGCAACGCAATACCGGACCATTCGCCCAAACGTGCTGGGTCAATGTCAGTTTCCGCAAGAGGTGCAGTTGCCGGACGCCACGACGGTGCATTGCCCACGCGAGTGGATACCCGGTTATCCACGCCAGCAACTACAACCAAGGGTTCGGGTGGCTTGCGATGATTGCCAAGTGACGATCCGAACGCATCGACGGCCGGTGGGGTCATAG